In a genomic window of Spirosoma agri:
- a CDS encoding SGNH/GDSL hydrolase family protein, translating into MTNRCPLIITLLLAFSMSQWRGLCQAQSPFPANVHRVLFLGNSITYAGGYVTDINAYINVHYPQAALEFINVGLPSETVSGLSEEGHADGKFARPDLHERLARVLVQTKPDLVFACYGMNDGIYLPFDENRFQKFKDGINWLHTELVKSGAQVIHLTPPIYDDLKGGKTGYAAVLDRYADWLLNQKASANWEVIDIHYPMKRFLDAHRNVDATFAIAGFSLADDGVHPGAVGHWIMAKSILLGLGEKTVANAPDIKSAIAGHPNGNQILALVSERQNLMKDAWLTATGHQRPGMKVGLPLADAQKKAAELDARIQALSH; encoded by the coding sequence ATGACGAACCGGTGCCCGCTGATCATTACGCTGCTTTTGGCTTTCAGTATGAGTCAATGGCGTGGTTTATGTCAGGCTCAATCGCCGTTTCCTGCCAATGTGCATCGCGTCTTGTTTCTGGGTAACAGCATCACCTACGCCGGAGGGTACGTCACTGATATCAATGCCTACATCAACGTTCATTACCCGCAGGCCGCGCTTGAGTTTATTAATGTAGGACTGCCCAGCGAAACCGTTTCCGGTCTTTCGGAAGAGGGCCATGCCGACGGCAAGTTTGCCCGCCCTGATTTACACGAGCGGCTGGCAAGAGTACTGGTACAGACAAAGCCAGATTTGGTATTCGCCTGTTACGGTATGAACGACGGAATTTACCTGCCCTTCGACGAAAATCGGTTTCAGAAGTTCAAGGATGGAATCAATTGGCTTCATACCGAACTAGTCAAGTCGGGAGCCCAGGTTATTCACTTGACGCCACCCATTTACGATGACCTCAAGGGCGGTAAAACGGGTTATGCTGCCGTGCTTGACCGGTATGCAGATTGGCTGCTGAACCAAAAAGCGTCGGCCAACTGGGAGGTGATCGATATTCATTATCCAATGAAGCGGTTTCTGGATGCGCACCGGAACGTGGATGCTACCTTTGCCATTGCCGGGTTTTCGCTGGCCGACGATGGTGTCCATCCGGGTGCTGTCGGGCATTGGATCATGGCGAAAAGTATTTTGCTGGGACTGGGAGAAAAAACGGTAGCAAATGCGCCGGACATTAAATCAGCCATCGCTGGTCACCCGAATGGTAACCAGATTTTAGCACTTGTTTCCGAGCGCCAAAATCTGATGAAAGATGCGTGGCTCACCGCCACCGGCCACCAGCGACCAGGGATGAAGGTCGGTTTGCCGCTGGCCGACGCTCAAAAAAAGGCCGCTGAACTTGATGCCCGGATACAGGCACTCAGTCATTAG
- a CDS encoding zinc-binding alcohol dehydrogenase family protein — translation MESLVCVEPRQFAYRQAVKPVLTAGNALIKIRRVGICGTDLHAFEGTQPFFNYPRILGHELAGDLVEADGAPDFLAGEAVTFIPYFNCGVCIACRSGKPNCCVRLQVSGVHIDGGMVDYLSVPSYSLVHGNGLSYDELALVEPLAIGAHGIRRADVQPGEVVLVVGAGPIGLGVMEFARIAGATVIALDINESRLAFCCSRLGVAHTVNAQSSDVAQQIAAITNGDMPTVVIDATGSLRAINTAFAYLAHSGRYVLVGLQKGDISFSHPEFHKREATLMSSRNATRADFEHVIASMKNGQVDPTTYITHRVGFGQVLDEFEDWLNPANGVIKAMVTMA, via the coding sequence TTAACGGCTGGAAATGCCCTGATAAAGATACGGCGTGTCGGCATTTGTGGCACTGATTTACACGCGTTCGAGGGGACACAACCCTTTTTCAATTATCCCCGGATTCTGGGTCACGAACTGGCGGGCGATCTCGTCGAAGCCGATGGTGCGCCTGATTTTCTGGCTGGCGAAGCCGTTACGTTTATTCCTTATTTTAACTGCGGAGTCTGTATTGCCTGCCGGTCCGGAAAGCCCAACTGTTGCGTACGACTTCAGGTGTCGGGTGTTCATATCGATGGTGGTATGGTCGATTATCTGTCGGTGCCGTCCTACTCGCTGGTACACGGTAACGGGCTAAGTTACGACGAGCTGGCGCTGGTTGAACCACTGGCAATCGGTGCGCATGGGATTCGTCGGGCCGACGTACAGCCCGGTGAAGTCGTGCTTGTCGTGGGCGCCGGACCGATTGGCTTGGGCGTGATGGAGTTTGCCCGGATTGCGGGAGCTACCGTTATCGCGTTGGACATCAATGAGTCACGACTTGCTTTTTGCTGCAGTCGGCTAGGCGTTGCGCACACCGTCAACGCCCAGTCATCGGATGTTGCTCAGCAGATTGCGGCCATTACCAACGGTGATATGCCAACTGTTGTCATCGACGCAACGGGAAGTTTGCGGGCGATCAATACGGCGTTTGCGTACCTGGCTCATAGCGGTCGGTATGTACTGGTTGGCCTTCAGAAAGGGGATATTAGTTTTTCGCACCCCGAGTTCCACAAGCGGGAAGCTACGTTGATGAGTAGTCGGAATGCAACACGCGCTGACTTCGAACATGTTATTGCCAGTATGAAAAACGGTCAGGTTGATCCAACGACGTACATAACTCACCGGGTCGGTTTTGGGCAGGTGTTGGACGAATTTGAGGACTGGCTGAACCCTGCCAACGGGGTCATTAAAGCAATGGTAACAATGGCATAA